A genome region from Strigops habroptila isolate Jane chromosome 12, bStrHab1.2.pri, whole genome shotgun sequence includes the following:
- the TLX3 gene encoding T-cell leukemia homeobox protein 3: MEPPAGAQGQHEPISFGIDQILNSPEQDNAPPPPPRGPDGATFLGGPGGRGGAPYPALPAPFPAIAAPFEDSGSYSVNLSLAPAGVIRVPAHRPIPGAVPPPISSAIPAMPAVPSLGSLNFPWMESSRRFVKDRFTAAAALTPFTVTRRIGHPYQNRTPPKRKKPRTSFSRVQICELEKRFHRQKYLASAERAALAKSLKMTDAQVKTWFQNRRTKWRRQTAEEREAERQQASRLMLQLQHDAFQKSLNESIQPDPLCLHNSSLFALQNLQPWEEESAKIPPVTSLV; the protein is encoded by the exons ATGGAGCCGCCGGCGGGCGCGCAGGGCCAGCACGAGCCCATCAGCTTCGGCATCGACCAGATCCTCAACAGCCCCGAGCAGGACAACgcgcccccgccgcccccccgggGCCCCGACGGCGCGACCTTCCTGGGCGGCcccggcggccgcggcggcgcgCCCTACCCGGCGCTGCCGGCCCCTTTCCCGGCCATCGCCGCGCCCTTCGAGGACTCTGGATCTTACAGTGTGAACCTCAGCCTGGCACCGGCCGGCGTGATCCGGGTGCCGGCGCACAGGCCCATCCCCGGGGCCGTGCCGCCGCCCATCTCCAGCGCCATCCCGGCCATGCCCGCCGTGCCCAGCCTGGGCAGCCTCAACTTCCCctggatggagagcagcaggcGCTTCGTCAAGGACCGCTTCACAG cggcggcggcgctgaCGCCCTTCACGGTGACCCGGCGGATCGGGCACCCCTACCAGAACCGGACTCCGCCGAAGCGCAAGAAGCCGCGGACGTCCTTCTCCCGGGTGCAGATCTGCGAGCTGGAGAAGCGCTTCCACCGGCAGAAGTACCTGGCCTCGGCCGAACGCGCTGCCCTCGCCAAGTCACTCAAGATGACGGACGCGCAGGTGAAGACCTGGTTCCAGAACCGGCGCACCAAGTGGCG GCGGCAGACGGCGGAGGAGCGGGAGGCCGAGCGGCAGCAGGCGAGCCggctgatgctgcagctgcagcacgACGCCTTCCAGAAGTCGCTGAACGAGTCGATCCAGCCCGACCCGCTGTGCCTGCACAACTCGTCGCTGTTCGCGCTGCAGAACCTGCAGccctgggaggaggagagcgCCAAGATCCCCCCGGTCACCTCCCTCGTCTGA